The Neovison vison isolate M4711 chromosome 13, ASM_NN_V1, whole genome shotgun sequence genome includes a region encoding these proteins:
- the EMC4 gene encoding ER membrane protein complex subunit 4 isoform X2 produces the protein MTAQGSLVANRGRRFKWAIELSGPGGGSRSRSDRGGGQGDSLYPVGYLDKQVPDTSVQETDRILVEKRCWDIALGPLKQIPMNLFIMYMAGNTISIFPTMMVCMMAWRPIQALMAISAKDGVQRWRTASVKRRRKPLVPVYRDLIYNLLFVPSGSFSAY, from the exons ATGACGGCCCAGGGGAGCCTGGTGGCCAACCGAGGCCGGCGCTTCAAGTGGGCCATTGAGCTGAGCgggcctggaggaggcagcag GAGCCGAAGTGACCGGGGCGGTGGCCAGGGAGACTCGCTGTACCCTGTGGGTTACTTGGACAAGCAAGTGCCTGATACCAGCGTGCAAGAGACAGACCGGATCCTGGTGGAGAAG cgCTGCTGGGACATCGCCTTGGGTcccctcaagcagattcccatgAACCTCTTCATCATGTACATGGCAGGCAATACTATCTCCATCTTCCCTACTATGATGGTGTGTATGATGGCTTGGCGGCCCATTCAGGCACTTATGGCCATTTCAGCCA AGGATGGAGTTCAGCGGTGGAGGACTGCTTCTgtgaagaggagaaggaagccccTGGTGCCTGTGTATCGGGATCTCATTTACAATCTTCTTTTTGTGCCCAGTGGCTCCTTCTCAGCATACTAA
- the EMC4 gene encoding ER membrane protein complex subunit 4 isoform X1, with amino-acid sequence MTAQGSLVANRGRRFKWAIELSGPGGGSRSRSDRGGGQGDSLYPVGYLDKQVPDTSVQETDRILVEKRCWDIALGPLKQIPMNLFIMYMAGNTISIFPTMMVCMMAWRPIQALMAISATFKMLESSSQKFLQGLVYLIGNLMGLALAVYKCQSMGLLPTHASDWLAFIEPPERMEFSGGGLLL; translated from the exons ATGACGGCCCAGGGGAGCCTGGTGGCCAACCGAGGCCGGCGCTTCAAGTGGGCCATTGAGCTGAGCgggcctggaggaggcagcag GAGCCGAAGTGACCGGGGCGGTGGCCAGGGAGACTCGCTGTACCCTGTGGGTTACTTGGACAAGCAAGTGCCTGATACCAGCGTGCAAGAGACAGACCGGATCCTGGTGGAGAAG cgCTGCTGGGACATCGCCTTGGGTcccctcaagcagattcccatgAACCTCTTCATCATGTACATGGCAGGCAATACTATCTCCATCTTCCCTACTATGATGGTGTGTATGATGGCTTGGCGGCCCATTCAGGCACTTATGGCCATTTCAGCCA CTTTCAAGATGCTAGAAAGTTCAAGCCAGAAGTTTCTTCAGGGTTTGGTGTATCTCATTGGAAACCTCATGGGTTTGGCATTGGCTGTTTATAAGTGCCAGTCAATGGGACTGTTGCCTACACATGCATCAGACTGGTTAGCCTTCATTGAACCCCCTGAG AGGATGGAGTTCAGCGGTGGAGGACTGCTTCTgtga